The genomic DNA CTCGTGAGCAACCGAAGTTCAAGCGAAAACAGTCTTTATCACCAAAATCTCTGCCCGCTGATGGACCAACACCTTTGGCTTCACACCAGGCTTGCGTATCGGTGACTTGCAAACCGCTGGCATCAACCCACAGCAAAAAAGTAGCCGCGGGTGAGATTGCTTTTAAACCTTCAATTTTGTTGATTTCAGTCACCAAATAATCGCGATTTTCAGTTAAATACGCCACTTGTTGTTGATGCCACTCATCGCAATGCCTGAAAGCTGCATTAGTAGCGGTAAGGCCTGTAACGGTTACCGATGGTAATCTGCCGCGGGCAGCATGGTTGAAGTCTGCTCTTAATTTTTCGTTTGGAATAATAGCGAAAGACGTACCTAATCCAGCAATATTGAAGGTTTTACTGGCGGCCATTAATGTCACTGAAGACTCAGCCAACTCTGGGTGCGCACTGGCCGGTAGATGTGGCACGTCATCTAAAATTAAATCGCAGTGTATTTCATCCGAGCACAGCATAACGCCATGTTTTCTGCATATTGCTGCAATTGTGTCTAACTCGTCTTGGTTTAAAACTGAGCCGAGCGGATTCATCGGATTACACATAATAAATAAGCTGGCTTTAGGATCCGCGGCAGCCGCTTCTAAGGCATTAAAATCGAGTGTCCAGCGACCTTCCACTTCTATCGAGCCGATACAAGTTCGGTTGAGATGATTAATTGCAGGTGCTGCCAATATCGGAGGATAATTGGGTGTTTGTACGATAATCGTATCCCCTGCTTGGCAATATGCTTGAATAGCCACATTAAATGCGGGCACCACACCCGGAGTCCACACTAGCCAACTAGGATCAATCTTCCAGTTATACTGACGTTGACACCACGCCACAACAGCCTCACTGGCATCGGTATCGTGAGCCGATAAGGTATAACCAAATAAGCCGTCATCAATGCGCTGATGTAAAGCAGATAAAATAGGCTCAGCACAGCGAAACTCAGTATCAGCAATCCACATAGGCAGTATATCGGTACCTTTGTATTTTTCCCATTTATGGGCTTTTGACGATGTGCGGTCTGGTTTATCGCTGAAGTTCATTGCGGGTCCTTTGATCGTTAATTTAGCAGTCTGCAGTAAATAGCCGATTTAGCCTGTTACTATTAACCTTTGGTTTAGGTTAAAACACAAGTCAACATAACCCAAGTACTTGTGGGAATAAAAATGCCCCCCCTTTTTATTCGCCCATTTTATTCGGTATACAAGTGATAACGCTAACGATGACACTCATGGTTAATTTTTATTGGATATTAATCTTGAGGAAGGATAGCTTGCTTTTATAAAGAGGAACTCTTGGGTTTAAAGTCCCAGAATACATAGCCAGCCATTTTTTGAAGTAGCAACATAACCCCTTTCTATTGGAGTTGCGATCACCTTTTATCATTTTCTCAACGAGCAAATTCAACAGGCTGATTTAACCAATGAGCACTCAATTGGCCAATCCATCAGTAATATGGTCGATTTAACACAGCAGAAAAGCTTGATATCAATCAAGCCTAAAAGCACAGAGCAACCGTTCTGTGCTACTTGCTAATATTCTCGTTTTATACAAAGGCATTAAAAAAAGATCGTTTATTAACTATCAAACAACCCCTATCGGCTTAAAATTGGAAATCAGCGCTGTACAGCAATCGATGTTATTTGATTAGGGAATGATGAAGTTTATTACCTAAAACCCCCCCTGAAAGTAAAAATACCAGGTAAATCCAACCGGATAGTGAAAGATTGGCAATAGGTGTGAATAAGGCGCCGACATTACAGCCGTTAGCAAAACGAGTACCGAAGCCCATCAGTAACCCCCCTAAAGCAAAAAGAGCAAATTGTTTCGCAGAATGATTGATTTTAAATGAGAATGAAAATTTACCCATCAGCAGCACCGCGATTAATGTCCCCACTATAAGAGCAAAATTCTGCACTGAAATACTATGCTCGAAAAACGGGGTAGTAAACAAACCGGCTGGTCGAGAAGTAAAGTCAGCAATATCATTTGCGCTCATGCCAAACACCATTAACACTTTACCAAACCAAATACCGAAGGGTGTTGATGCCCCCCATCCTGCACCCGTTGAGACCATCATAATACCGAAGATCAAGGATATCACTAGCGCCGCCGTTTTCATTTCCCATAGATTACCAATCCATCTATGGTAGGTTTCAACACTGAATAAAGTAAAGTGCTGCTGAGTGTGTTTTGGGTGCATTTCTTGACGTACAGTTTCAGCGTCAACACCTAAGAATGACCCTTTCGCATGACGGTAATTTTGATATTTTTTAGCGAAAATAACCACGATCAAAGCAAAAGCGATGCTCACTAGAATTGAAATAAAATAGCCGTTCAAAGGCCCCCAGGTAAACAGATCCGGCAGGTATACCCCTTTGCCAGCAAAACTACTGGAAGAGAATGATGTGGTTGTGATCCATGTTTGTGTCGCCTGCAATGGAAAACCAAAAAACACCCCGGCACCAAAAAAGAATAAGGTCGTCAAAGCACGCGGAATATCGCTCACCAATTCAACCATCACGCCCGTCGCACAGCAGCTTGAAAGGCTCATTCCAGCACCAAACATGACTCCCCCCAACACTAAGCCCAGGTTGATAGGATTAACCCATAAATTATAGCTGCCGGGGTTGGCATTCAGCAGTAAACCCGCATTAATAATGGCGGTAATAACGAACATAAACATTAATGTCTGCAGCAATTGCGTCGAACCACGGCGATACGCACGGTTAACACTACCGGCAAAACCTATAGACCCCTTTGTTAAGACAAAA from Shewanella psychromarinicola includes the following:
- a CDS encoding MalY/PatB family protein — translated: MNFSDKPDRTSSKAHKWEKYKGTDILPMWIADTEFRCAEPILSALHQRIDDGLFGYTLSAHDTDASEAVVAWCQRQYNWKIDPSWLVWTPGVVPAFNVAIQAYCQAGDTIIVQTPNYPPILAAPAINHLNRTCIGSIEVEGRWTLDFNALEAAAADPKASLFIMCNPMNPLGSVLNQDELDTIAAICRKHGVMLCSDEIHCDLILDDVPHLPASAHPELAESSVTLMAASKTFNIAGLGTSFAIIPNEKLRADFNHAARGRLPSVTVTGLTATNAAFRHCDEWHQQQVAYLTENRDYLVTEINKIEGLKAISPAATFLLWVDASGLQVTDTQAWCEAKGVGPSAGRDFGDKDCFRLNFGCSRDYLVEAIKKLQG
- a CDS encoding YeeE/YedE family protein, with the protein product MDKKQASFGIVIAIASLLLGAVFLDSSSLFLRLLFGLSLGFVLTKGSIGFAGSVNRAYRRGSTQLLQTLMFMFVITAIINAGLLLNANPGSYNLWVNPINLGLVLGGVMFGAGMSLSSCCATGVMVELVSDIPRALTTLFFFGAGVFFGFPLQATQTWITTTSFSSSSFAGKGVYLPDLFTWGPLNGYFISILVSIAFALIVVIFAKKYQNYRHAKGSFLGVDAETVRQEMHPKHTQQHFTLFSVETYHRWIGNLWEMKTAALVISLIFGIMMVSTGAGWGASTPFGIWFGKVLMVFGMSANDIADFTSRPAGLFTTPFFEHSISVQNFALIVGTLIAVLLMGKFSFSFKINHSAKQFALFALGGLLMGFGTRFANGCNVGALFTPIANLSLSGWIYLVFLLSGGVLGNKLHHSLIK